In Paenibacillus dendritiformis, the DNA window TTTAATAACCGTCACGGTGGCTGCTCTGCAAATACGGATTGATCATCCTCAGCGCGCTGGATGGATGGAACGACAACTCGTCGGCCGATGGCTTTTTCATTTGCTCCATTGAAGCTGCGGTACCACCCTCCACTCTAGTCGTTTGGTCCGCCAAAGCTGCAGTATCTCCCTCCACTCTAGTTATTTGCCCTGCCAAAGCTGCAGTATCCCCCTCCACTCTAGTTATTTGCTCTGCCAAAGCTGCAGTATCCCCCGCTCCTGTATTCATCTACTCCATCAAAGCTGCAACAACTCTCGCTCCTGTATTCATCTACTCCACCAAAGCTGCAACAACTCTCGCACCTACGGTCATCTTTCTCCACCGATGCTGCAAAAATGCAGCAATTTCATTGAAGACGAGGTGGTGAAAATAGGATTACTGCAAAATTACAACAATTCCCCTACGGTAAGGCGCAGATAGCGTTCAAAACGGCGAAATGATGCCGTTTTGCAGGATTTTCTCGGAATTTAGCCTCTGGAGGCTAAAAATGCTGCGCCTGTGCAGCATTTTTCATTGGCATGCCAGCTTGCTTCATCTTCGGGCCAGCTTGCTCCATGGGCATACCAGCTTGCTTCTTCCGCGGGCCAGGTTGCTTCACTCAGGGAACAGCTTGCTCCCCAACCTAACCGAACCGGACCTCCTTTCCCAGCCCCGGGTATCATAAGAAAAAGACTATCGACAGGACTTGGTCGATAGTCTGCACCCGGGAACGAATCCCGGGTCAATCTTGGTAAGCGCCGTTATCTGTCCGCCATCCGCTAGCGATGGACGACATGCTGCGGAGCTCCTGACAGATAAGCGCGAATATTATCAGCGGCAATCGCGAGCAGACGCTGCCGGGCCGCTTGCGAGGCCCAGGCCATATGGGGCGTGACGATAAGCCGCTGATGAGGCATGAGCAGCGGATGCGATGCCGGCGGCGGCTCCTCCGCGAGCACGTCCAGCAGCACGCCGCAGAGCCGGCCTGCCCGCAGCGCGTCGGCTACGTCCTGCTCATGCAGCAGCCCGCCGCGGGATGTATTGATAAGCACCGCCGTCCGCTTCATCTTCCCGATGAAGGCCCGGTTGACCATGCCCCGCGTCTCTTCGGTCAGCGGACAATGCAGCGAGACGATATCGGCCTCGGCCAGCAGTTCATCCCGGCTCACGAACCGAATGCCGGTCTCGCTCTCCGGCACGGTGCGGGTGGCCGCGATGACCTTCATCCCGAAGGCCCGGGCCAGCACGGCCACCTTGCGTCCGATCTCTCCGTAGCCGATGATGCCGAACGTCCTGCCGGCCAATTCCGTCTGCGGCGACAGCCAGTAGCTGAAATCCGGCTGGCGGGACCAGCCGCCCCGCTTCACCGAGCGGTCATGCGCTTCTACGCGGTGGCACCAGGCCAGCAGCAGGGCGAAGACGAACTGGGCAACATTGTCCGCCCCGTATCCCGGCACGTTCGTCACGGTGATGCCCTGCGACCGCGCCGCCTCGGCATCGACGATGTCATAGCCGGTCGCCAACACGCCGATATAGCGGAGCGACGGCAGCTTCCGCAGCGTCTCCGCAGACAGCGGCGTCTTGTTCGTCAGCACGATCTCCGCCCCTTGCGCCCGGGCTTCGATCTCCTCCCTATCCGTGCGCGCATGCGCCTCCACATGCACCTCGGCCGCAGAAAGGCCCAACCCTTCCGCGACTGCCGTGCGCAGCACGTCCCAGCTCAGATCGCCGGGATTGAGCGCGTGGCCGTCCAAGATGACGATCCGCATCGCTTATTGCCCCCTTGTTTTCCTCGCTTCCGCTTCGTTATTCGCCGTCCTGCTTCGCCAGCGCCGCCTTGAGCAGCTCGCCCAGATTGTTGCCGAGCGGCTCCTGCTTCTCGAATTGCTTCACCAGCTTCCGCTCTTCATGCTTCTTGATTCGGCCGCCGCCATCCTCCAGCTTCTCCGTAATGTTGCAAGGAAGACACTGCACGAATTTGCCGGCCTTGCCGATCTTGAACTCCATTTTTTTATGGCATTGCGGACAGCGACGGTTCGACAGATTTTTCTCCGCCGAGCGCCGGTATTCGCATTCCTTGCTGGAGCAGACAAGCCACTTCCCGCGCTTCCCCTTGCGCTCCATCAGCCGCGATCCGCAGTCCGGGCAATGGCTGTTCGTCAGATTATGCGGCTTATACTCCGCCTGGCTCCGCTTCACTTCGCTCACCAGCTGCTCCGTCATCTGGCGAATGTCCGCCATGAAGGCCGACGTATGGGCCGATCCGCGGGCAATCTGCTCCAGCTCGCGCTCCCATTGCGCCGTCAGCTCCGGCGAGCGAAGCTGCTCGGATACGAGCTTGATGAGCTGGCTCCCCTTGCCGGTCGGCTGGAGCGAAGATCCCTGGCGTTCGATCGTGTCGGAGGAGACGAGCTTCTCAATTATATCCGCCCGGGTCGCCGGCGTGCCGAGCCCGTATTTCTCCATCTGGGTCAGCAGCGTGGCTTCGGTATACCTGGCGGGCGGCTTCGTCCGTCCGCGCCGGGTGAAGACGCGCTTCGCCTGCAGCCGCTGGCCTTGGGCCAGGCTCGGCAGGCGCTGCTCGGCCCGGTCCCCTTCATCGGCATCATCCTCGTCATCCGCCAGATCCCAATCGTTTTCATATGCCTTTTTCCAGCCGTTGTCGATGACCGTCTTGCCTTTCGCATGGAGCAGTTCCCCGCCCATATCGATCGTGACCGCGACCTGCTCGTAACGGACCGGAGGCAGGAACAAGGCGAGGAAACGGCGGGCGATCAGATCATAGAGCTTGCGCTCCTCCGGAGACAGATTGGCCAGCCGCAGCGGCTCATCCGTCGGAATGATCGCGTGGTGGTCCGTCACCTTCGCGTCATCGACGATGCGCTTCGTCACATGCAGCTTCCCGCGCAGGAGCGGCTTCGCGATCGCGGCGTACGGGCCGACGGCCATCGCGTCCAGCCGCTCGGGCAGCGTTCCCGTCATATCGGAAGACAGGTAGCGGCTGTCCGTGCGCGGATACGTCACCAGCTTGTGCTGCTCATACAATCGCTGCAGAACATTCGACGTCTGCTTCGCGGAGAAGCCGTAGCGCCGGTTCGCGTCCCGCTGCAGCTCGGTCAAGTCGTAAGCGAGCGGATGCGGCTCGCTCTTCTCGGTCTTCTTCAAGCCGGAGATGACCGCCTCGCGCCCTCTCAGCTTCTCGGCCAGCGCCGCGGCCTCTTCCAGCCGGAACAGTCGCGCATCCCCGCCGGAAGCGCGCCATGCGGCCTCGAAGCCGCCGAAGTCGGCGTGAACCGTCTCATAGTCCTGCGATTGGAATTCCCGAATCTCCTGCTCGCGCTTCATCAGCATCGCCAGCGTCGGCGTCTGCACCCGGCCGGCGGACAGCGGGGTCTCGAACTTGGTCGTCAGCGCCCGCGTCACGTTCAAGCCGATAAGCCAATCGGCCTCGGCGCGGCAGCGGGCCGATTCATACAGCCGATCGAACGCCTGGCCGGGCTTCAATTGGCGGAAGCCCTCCCGAATCGCTTTGTCCGTCTGGGAAGAGATCCAGAGACGGTGGAACGGCTTGTTCCACTTCACCATCTGCATAATCCAGCGGGCCAGCAGTTCCCCTTCGCGCGCCGCGTCGGTCGCGATGATGAGATCCTTCAGATCCTGACGCTTGCAGAGCTGCTGGACCGCCTTGAATTGGTGGGATGATTCCCGCAGCACCTTCAATTTCATCCGATCGGGAATGATCGGCAGATCTTCCAGACGCCAGGTCTGGTATTTCTTATCGTAATCTTCCGGCTCCGCCAGCCCGACGAGATGGCCCAGCGCCCAAGTGACGACGTAATCGGCGCCTTCAAAATACGTTTTATGCGAGTTGCGGCATCCGAGCACGCGGGCGAGCTCCCGCGCGACCGAAGGCTTTTCTGCCAGAACGAGTGATTTCATGCGTCCATTCCTTCCTTATCGATACTCTGAACCCATTATAGCATGGCGTTCAACCGCGGTGCGTTCTTCCCTCCGCCGCCAACGGACGCAGCCCCGAGGGACACTTCCCCTCGGGGCCCGCATGGCGATGCATCATGTCGGCTTAGAGCGATCGGACGGCTCCTCCGTCGGCCAACAGCGCCTGGCCGGTCATATAGCTGTTGGCCGGCGAGGCGAGGAACGCGATCAGCCTTCCCATCTCCTCCGGACTGCCGTAGCGGCCGATCGGGATGCGGCGGCGCTGCTCCTCCGCGATCTGGCCGGCCTCCACCTGCCGCGCTTCCGCAGCCAACTCATCCAATTGGAGGACGCGATCGGTCGCGAAGCGGCCCGGGCCGACCGTATTGATCAAAATATTGTCCCCCGCCAGATCCGGAGCCAGCGTCTTGGCAAGCCCGAGCACGCCGACCCGCAGCGTGGAGGAGACGACGAGATTCTCGATCGGCTCCTTGTGCGCGGAGGAGGTCACATTGACGATGCGCCCGAACTTCTGCGCGCGCATATAAGGAAGCACGGCACGTATGGAGCGAATATAGCTGAGGAGCGTCAGCTCGAAGCCGTGCTGCCAGGCCGCGTCATCAATCTCGTCGAAGGTTCCCGGGGCCGGCCCGCCGCAATTGTTGACGAGAATATCGATCGTGCCGTGCCGCTCTCCGGTGACGGCGACGATGCGTTCGATATCTTGCGGACGGGTAATATCCG includes these proteins:
- a CDS encoding D-2-hydroxyacid dehydrogenase; this translates as MRIVILDGHALNPGDLSWDVLRTAVAEGLGLSAAEVHVEAHARTDREEIEARAQGAEIVLTNKTPLSAETLRKLPSLRYIGVLATGYDIVDAEAARSQGITVTNVPGYGADNVAQFVFALLLAWCHRVEAHDRSVKRGGWSRQPDFSYWLSPQTELAGRTFGIIGYGEIGRKVAVLARAFGMKVIAATRTVPESETGIRFVSRDELLAEADIVSLHCPLTEETRGMVNRAFIGKMKRTAVLINTSRGGLLHEQDVADALRAGRLCGVLLDVLAEEPPPASHPLLMPHQRLIVTPHMAWASQAARQRLLAIAADNIRAYLSGAPQHVVHR
- a CDS encoding SDR family oxidoreductase encodes the protein MDLQLQDKTAIVLASSKGLGLAAASELAAEGARVTLVGRREETVRAAAGQIEARTGSRPLAVVADITRPQDIERIVAVTGERHGTIDILVNNCGGPAPGTFDEIDDAAWQHGFELTLLSYIRSIRAVLPYMRAQKFGRIVNVTSSAHKEPIENLVVSSTLRVGVLGLAKTLAPDLAGDNILINTVGPGRFATDRVLQLDELAAEARQVEAGQIAEEQRRRIPIGRYGSPEEMGRLIAFLASPANSYMTGQALLADGGAVRSL
- a CDS encoding DNA topoisomerase III; translation: MKSLVLAEKPSVARELARVLGCRNSHKTYFEGADYVVTWALGHLVGLAEPEDYDKKYQTWRLEDLPIIPDRMKLKVLRESSHQFKAVQQLCKRQDLKDLIIATDAAREGELLARWIMQMVKWNKPFHRLWISSQTDKAIREGFRQLKPGQAFDRLYESARCRAEADWLIGLNVTRALTTKFETPLSAGRVQTPTLAMLMKREQEIREFQSQDYETVHADFGGFEAAWRASGGDARLFRLEEAAALAEKLRGREAVISGLKKTEKSEPHPLAYDLTELQRDANRRYGFSAKQTSNVLQRLYEQHKLVTYPRTDSRYLSSDMTGTLPERLDAMAVGPYAAIAKPLLRGKLHVTKRIVDDAKVTDHHAIIPTDEPLRLANLSPEERKLYDLIARRFLALFLPPVRYEQVAVTIDMGGELLHAKGKTVIDNGWKKAYENDWDLADDEDDADEGDRAEQRLPSLAQGQRLQAKRVFTRRGRTKPPARYTEATLLTQMEKYGLGTPATRADIIEKLVSSDTIERQGSSLQPTGKGSQLIKLVSEQLRSPELTAQWERELEQIARGSAHTSAFMADIRQMTEQLVSEVKRSQAEYKPHNLTNSHCPDCGSRLMERKGKRGKWLVCSSKECEYRRSAEKNLSNRRCPQCHKKMEFKIGKAGKFVQCLPCNITEKLEDGGGRIKKHEERKLVKQFEKQEPLGNNLGELLKAALAKQDGE